In the genome of Streptomyces lydicus, the window AAGCCATGAGCCGTACGAGGTCACCGCTCTGCCGTTCTACAAGCGGCAGAAGTAGCTCACCCGGGGCGGACCCGGCAGCGGTGCGCACCCGAGCGTTTCACCGTGCAAGACCCTCCCCCTTGGCGTCACCAGGGGCGACCCCCTTCACGACCACACCCTCGCGTACAGGAGAATCGAGCCATGAGCAACCCCCAGCAGCTGCGCTACAGCAAGGAGCACGAGTGGCTGTCGGGCGCCGAGGAAGGCGTCTCGACGGTCGGCATCACCGAGCACGCGGCCAACGCGCTCGGCGACGTCGTCTACGTGCAGCTCCCCGAGGTCGGTGCCACGGTCGCGGCGGGCGAGACCTGCGGCGAGCTGGAGTCGACCAAGTCGGTCAGCGATCTCTACTCGCCCGTCGACGGTGAGATCACCGAGATCAACGAGGATGTCGTCAACGACCCCTCGCTGGTGAACACCGCCCCGTTCGAGGGCGGTTGGCTGTTCAAGGTGAAGACCAGCGGTGAGCCGGGCGACCTGCTCTCGGCCGACGAGTACGCCGCCTTCATCCAGAGCTGAGCCGCCCGGCCCTCTCCCCCACCGCCCCCGCGGAGCTCCCCAGGGCTCCGTCCGGTGGACCCCCTCGCGCCCCATGACTCCCCCAGGAAGACTCATGTCGCTTCTGAACAGCTCCCTCCACGAGCTCGACCCCGATGTCGCCGCCGCCGTCGACGCCGAACTCCACCGCCAGCAGTCCACCCTCGAAATGATCGCGTCGGAGAACTTCGCCCCCGTCGCCGTCATGGAGGCCCAGGGCTCGGTCCTCACCAACAAGTACGCCGAGGGCTACCCCGGCCGCCGCTACTACGGTGGCTGTGAGCACGTCGATGTCGTCGAGCAGATCGCCATCGACCGCATCAAGGCCCTCTTCGGCGCCGAGGCCGCGAACGTCCAGCCGCACTCCGGTGCGCAGGCCAACGCCGCCGCGATGTTCGCCCTGATCAAGCCGGGCGACACCATCCTGGGTCTCAACCTCGCCCACGGCGGGCACCTGACCCACGGCATGAAGATCAACTTCAGTGGCAAGCTCTACAACGTGGTGCCCTACCACGTCGACGAGAAGACCAACCTGGTCGACATGGAAGAGGTCGAGCGCCTCGCCAAGGAGCACCGCCCCAAGCTGATCGTGGCCGGCTGGTCCGCCTACCCGCGCCAGCTCGACTTCGCCGCGTTCCGCCGGATCGCCGACGAGGTCGGCGCCTACCTCATGGTCGACATGGCGCACTTCGCCGGCCTGGTCGCCGCCGGTCTGCACCCCAACCCGGTGCCGCACGCCCACGTCGTGACCACCACCACCCACAAGACCCTCGGTGGCCCCCGCGGCGGTGTGATCCTCTCCACCCAGGAGCTGGCCAAGAAGATCAACTCCGCGGTCTTCCCCGGCCAGCAGGGCGGGCCGCTGGAGCACGTCATCGCCGCCAAGGCCGTCTCCTTCAAGGTCGCCGCCTCCGACGACTTCAAGGAGCGCCAGCAGCGCACCCTCGACGGCGCCCGGATCCTCGCCGAGCGCCTGGTCCAGGACGACGTCAAGCAGCACGGCGTCTCCGTCCTGTCCGGCGGCACCGACGTCCACCTCGTCCTCGTCGACCTGCGCGACAGCGAGCTGGACGGCCAGCAGGCCGAGGACCGCCTCCACGAGGTCGGCATCACCGTCAACCGCAACGCGATCCCCAACGACCCGCGGCCGCCGATGGTGACCTCGGGCCTGCGCATCGGCACCCCGGCGCTGGCCACCCGCGGCTTCCAGGCCGAGGACTTCCGCGAGGTCGCCGACATCATCGCCGAGGCCCTCAAGCCCGCCTACGACGCCGAAGCCCTCAAGGCCCGCGTCACCGCGCTCGCGGAGAAGTTCCCGCTGTACCCGTCCCTGTGACGCGACGCATGCACGGAGCCCGCGCCCGCCGGTGACCGGTGGGCGCGGCCCGTTTCTCCCGCTCTTCGTACGAGTGCGGTGCCTGCGCTTTCCGCGGGCGCGGTGGTTGCCGGTGCAGGGAGGCTCGCTCGGTGCCCGCGCTTCACGCGAGCACGGTGTCGCCGGGGCGGGCGGGTGAGGCATGCATGACCGGTGCGGTGGCGGGCAGCCGCCCTCTCACGGGAGGCGGATCCCGGCCGGGCCCCCGCATACGGGCCGGGACCGGGCACGACGGCGCTCGGCCGGGTGCGACCGGGTATGACCGGGCACGAGGGCACCCGCCTCCTCGACAGGCCGGACCGGCCGCTCATCACTACCCGTTACCACCCGTTACCCGCGACGTCGCGCACCCGACAGCTTCCGTCCGACGGCACCCGGCCGGGTCCGCGTTACCCTCGACCAGCGGAGCAGAAACGTCCCCTCTGCCCCATTGCTCCGTTACTCCATCGCTATACCGCTCCACCGCTCCACCGTCCATCACGAGCAGACAAGGGAGTCCGCCCCCGTGGCCATCTCCGTCTTCGACCTCTTCTCCATCGGCATCGGCCCCTCCAGTTCCCACACCGTCGGCCCGATGCGCGCCGCCCGGATGTTCGTGGGACGCCTCAAGAAGGACGGTCTGCTCGCCCAGACGGCCACCGTGCGCGCCGAGCTGTTCGGCTCGCTGGGCGCCACCGGCCACGGCCACGGCACCCCCAAGGCCGTCCTCCTCGGCCTGGAAGGCCACTCCCCCCGCACCGTCGACGTCGAGTCCGCCGACGCCGAGGTCGAGCGCATCCGGCAGACCAAGCGGCTGCGGCTGATGGGCGCGGAGATAGGCGCCGCGCACGAGATCGACTTCGACGAGTCGGCCGAGCTGATCCTGCACCGGCGCCGGGCCCTGCCCTACCACGCCAACGGCATGACGCTCTTCGCCTACGACGCCTCCGGCGCGCCCCTGCTGGAGAAGACGTACTACTCGGTGGGCGGCGGCTTCGTCGTCGACGAGGACGCGGTCGCCGGCGAAAACCCGATCGTGCCCGACGACACCGTCCTGACCCACCCCTTCCGTACCGGCGACGAACTGCTGCGGCTGTCCCGGCAGACCGGCCTGTCCATCTCCGCCCTGATGCTGGAGAACGAGAAGGCCTGGCGCACCGAGGAGGAGATCCGGGCCGGGCTGCTGGAGATCTGGCAGGTCATGCAGGCGTGTGTGACCCGCGGCATGTCCCGTGAGGGGATCCTGCCCGGTGGTCTGAAGGTGCGGAGGCGGGCCGCCAACGCCGCCCGCGCCCTGCGCTCCGAGGGCGACGCGGCCGCCCGCGCGATGGAGTGGACCACCCTCTACGCGATGTCCGTCAACGAGGAGAACGCGGCCGGCGGCCGGGTGGTGACCGCCCCCACCAACGGCGCGGCCGGCATCATCCCCGCGGTCCTGCACTACTACCTCAACTTCGTGCCCGGCGCCGACGAGGACGGCGTGGTCCGCTTCCTGCTGGCCGCCGGCGCGATCGGCATGCTCTTCAAGGAGAACGCCTCCATCTCCGGCGCCGAGGTCGGCTGCCAGGGCGAGGTCGGCTCCGCCTGCTCGATGGCCGCCGGCGGCCTGGCCGAGGTCCTGGGCGGCTCGCCCGAGCAGGTCGAGAACGCCGCCGAGATCGGCATGGAGCACAACCTGGGCCTGACCTGCGACCCCGTCGGCGGCCTCGTCCAGATCCCGTGCATCGAGCGCAACGGCATGGCCGCCGTCAAGGCCGTCACCGCCGCCCGCATGGCCCTGCGCGGCGACGGCCGCCACCATGTCTCCCTCGACAAGGTCATCAAGACCATGAAGGACACCGGCGCCGACATGAGCGTCAAGTACAAGGAGACGGCGCGCGGCGGGCTGGCCGTCAACATCATCGAGTGCTGATCGCCGGCCTGGAGGCGCCCACCGGCGCATTCTCCGTACTTCACCCGGCTCGTCTCAGGCCCGGGCGAGCCATCGGCGGCGCTCCGCGTCGGTGACG includes:
- the gcvH gene encoding glycine cleavage system protein GcvH — encoded protein: MSNPQQLRYSKEHEWLSGAEEGVSTVGITEHAANALGDVVYVQLPEVGATVAAGETCGELESTKSVSDLYSPVDGEITEINEDVVNDPSLVNTAPFEGGWLFKVKTSGEPGDLLSADEYAAFIQS
- the glyA gene encoding serine hydroxymethyltransferase produces the protein MSLLNSSLHELDPDVAAAVDAELHRQQSTLEMIASENFAPVAVMEAQGSVLTNKYAEGYPGRRYYGGCEHVDVVEQIAIDRIKALFGAEAANVQPHSGAQANAAAMFALIKPGDTILGLNLAHGGHLTHGMKINFSGKLYNVVPYHVDEKTNLVDMEEVERLAKEHRPKLIVAGWSAYPRQLDFAAFRRIADEVGAYLMVDMAHFAGLVAAGLHPNPVPHAHVVTTTTHKTLGGPRGGVILSTQELAKKINSAVFPGQQGGPLEHVIAAKAVSFKVAASDDFKERQQRTLDGARILAERLVQDDVKQHGVSVLSGGTDVHLVLVDLRDSELDGQQAEDRLHEVGITVNRNAIPNDPRPPMVTSGLRIGTPALATRGFQAEDFREVADIIAEALKPAYDAEALKARVTALAEKFPLYPSL
- a CDS encoding L-serine ammonia-lyase gives rise to the protein MAISVFDLFSIGIGPSSSHTVGPMRAARMFVGRLKKDGLLAQTATVRAELFGSLGATGHGHGTPKAVLLGLEGHSPRTVDVESADAEVERIRQTKRLRLMGAEIGAAHEIDFDESAELILHRRRALPYHANGMTLFAYDASGAPLLEKTYYSVGGGFVVDEDAVAGENPIVPDDTVLTHPFRTGDELLRLSRQTGLSISALMLENEKAWRTEEEIRAGLLEIWQVMQACVTRGMSREGILPGGLKVRRRAANAARALRSEGDAAARAMEWTTLYAMSVNEENAAGGRVVTAPTNGAAGIIPAVLHYYLNFVPGADEDGVVRFLLAAGAIGMLFKENASISGAEVGCQGEVGSACSMAAGGLAEVLGGSPEQVENAAEIGMEHNLGLTCDPVGGLVQIPCIERNGMAAVKAVTAARMALRGDGRHHVSLDKVIKTMKDTGADMSVKYKETARGGLAVNIIEC